TATGTAGTTTATTGTGCCAAAAATGTTAAACTTAAACTGCGTGATATGCGCCGAATTGTTTGGACAGGCCGACGAGGTTTTTGCCACAGTTTGTGGGCATATGTTCCACCACAACTGCCTAAATCAATGGCTCGATCGGTAAACAACTCATAAGGATATTTCTCTTTCCCgacaataaaatcaaacatcTCTTGCAGATCAAAGACCTGTCCTCAGTGCCGGAATAAGTGCACTACCCGCAACATATTTAGGGTCTACTTCAATCTGGCCAACTTGGATGTGAGCCGTATCGATGTCGGTTCACTGCAGGAGCAGCTGGACAATGCAAAGTTGTCCATGAAAATGGTCGAAAAAGAGCGCAGCAAGGAAAAACAGCATATTCAGGATCTGAAGGAAACACAAAAGAAGTGCCTGTATGCTTTTGTATACAAATTGCCTTATGTACCATACTGATGCATTTCTCATTTGCAGCAAAACCATAGCCGGTTTGGAGCAGAAGGTGCAAAAGAAGGATTTCCTCATCAGCAGCTATGTTGAACAAATTGGCGTCCTCAAGAGTGATGCCCATGTCGTGGATGTGTTgcgaaaggaaaacaaagcattgAAATCACAAATCCAGGCTATGGAAGGCATATCGGCTATGCTGGCGGCTGGATCGGCGGATGCCGACCGCTTGCTCAAGAACGAGTCTGATCCACATGTCCTAGCCAACTGGGTGTCCACTCTCAAGAGGGAGCTGCGACAATGCGATAGCAAAAAGACGGAGCTCAGGAATGTAGTGAAGGTCGTGCAAAATGATCTgcgaaaggagatcgaactAAAGCGGTATGCTCACAACATTCCAAACGTGGTTTTTATATATGATATGTGCTCATTCGTTGCAGCAAGTTGGAAGAGCGTGTTTCACACCTGGAGAGCGACCTTTACCAGGCGCAGGAGAAGGTATGATGGGCCTTCTTTAACACAATTTCGATTAAacataatattatatttttagctaCAAGCTTTTGAGAACAAGACCGCCCTCTTGGGGTCACCAAATGCCTCATGTGGTCTGAACAGCAACCTATTATCCCTTAAGCGGGAGGAAAGGCGTACCACAATTTCGCCTACAGTTGTAAGTAGTTAcagaaaaacgaaaatatcAGCTATTTATATTTTGCTGGCCTGCAGAAGGAGAATATTAAGCGCATCGAAGAATCCACCTCCCCATATCTCAACATTAAATCCAGCAGCGTCGGCTTGGCGCATCTTCTTAATACTAAGGGTAACATTGGGATGGCCAAGTCCAAAATATCGCCCATCAAGGGAGTCGGTGGCGGTGTGTCTATGACCAGCGGAACCATACGGAAAACCAGCAGTGATCTCAGTGAAAAGGTAAACGCAATAATTTAGACGAATTCCATTTAACCATTTACAAATTGCGAATATTCCCCCAGTATTCAATCTTCAAGAAGCCAAGACTGCTGCTGGGAAGTTCGAGTAGTTCCGCGTTGGCGGTCACGACGGGCTCAAATTTTGTCTACAATGGATTGGGCGGTTCTGAGAAGGTTGACCCCTTTGCGCAGCGCGCCGAGGAAGAGGGTCTTTCCACAATCAGATCCTCGACCGTCCTTTCCCGGAATGTCAACCAGCGTCTTAAAGCCGGCTCGCTACGCAACTTTAACCTGGGCAAATAAGTCCACAGCCATGTGATCATAAGAGACTGCCCCCAGTTGGGTATTAGCATGCGATTGGTATTGAGAATTGCAGATTTTGTTAGTTAGCCAATGCATGAATTAGGCACTAGTAATAAGTTAGcagtaaatatataaaaatacaaaaggcATGTGCGATCGATTAGGCGGCAATTTTTTTCTCCGCCGTGCCCGTCCATTCCTCGCGCAAGTGGACACTACAGCCGAGGTCGCGCAACGCCGCCTTGATGTCCTGCTCCACACTGGGGTGCTCCTTCATTGCCATGTTTAGTAGATCCTCAACGCCGAAGGAGATCCAGGTTTCACACTGGTTCCGCGACCGCGACACCATATTGCGGATGGCCCACGCTCCATTTCGCTGGACTATCTTGTGCTTGGGATGGGCGCGAACTGCCTCCACGATTACTTCGGCAATGCCGGTATCGAAAAAGGCGGCACTGTGTTCCTGCACTCGGAGTGTTAGCGTAGTCACGCAGGCCAAAGCGGCGGCAACGATGTTTTCATTGGACTGGTGCGTCTCTAGCAACTGCTTTATTATAGGAGCCACGCCCTGCTGAACTATGTGTGACTTCACGGAGTCATGTCCAGCCAGGGCACGTAGCAACTTTAAGGCCTCTCTATTCAGACGCACTTCATCCAAATTCGAGCTCATGATCTCGAAGACGGACTTCAGTCCACCAGCCTCGTCGATAGCAGTACAGAGTTCCTGTCGCACAGCCAGTGTTCCAATGGTCAGCAGCAGATCAGCCAGAACATTGGGATCCTGATAGGCCGGCAAAAGTTCCACCAAGGGGATGAGCACTTCGCCTGCTATTTGGCGGGCGTGCTCGTGGGCGCAGCCAAACTCAACGCGAATGTCATCATCCAGCACTAGGAAGCGGAAGACGGCGGTCAGTTCACGCACAAGGCGATCCTTCCCTTTGCCTAGAAGGGGCTTCATGAGTTTGAGTGCGGAGGTATTCATGATATTCTGGCGGTTCATCTCGTGCATGATGCATGCCTTCTGCAACCATTGAAGAGTCAGCAGTGTGACTTCTTCACTCTCCACTTTGAGGGCCAGTAACTTAAGAACCACGGCCATGGCCTCGGCATCAAACAGATCCGGCTGCTTGTGGGTCAGGCTGTTGATCGCCTCGAGGGCCTTCTTTAAAACGGATTCGTTGGGTGAATCAGCGGAGAGCGTCTCCTCCAGCAGGGTGATCAGGGCATCGTGTGCTCCATTTTTGCCGGCCAGTACCCTATGGGCTAGAGACTTTTTGCACTCAGCATCCAAGGTGGCAAGCTGTTCCAGCAGGTCCGTTGTTTCCTCCAGTTTTTGGCCAATGTGCTCCTTGATCTTGTCCACCGTTTCGTTGATGACGGGTTGGCCGGTTTGCGGATTGACGGACAGGTCCTTGATAATGTTGGCCAGGTTGATGCCCTGCAAGCATGTCAATAAAGTGAATCTACTGGATAAATGACTATGTCGACATTACTTACCTGTGCCTCGAATTGCTTGATGGTCTCCTCTTTCGCCTCCGAGGGAGTCATCGAGAACTCCACAACGTTCTCCTTCACAACATCGTCGAAGGTGTCCTGCGATATAACCTTGGCCATGGCAGTGATTCGTCTAATTTTGGCTATGCCCTCAGCAGCTGCAGCTTTAACTTTTCAAATTTTACTTTGTTCTCTCTGTAActtcccacacacacacactcgcccACACGCAGGCACACATGCACACTGGGCACAGTTCGAATTTAGTGGCTGCGGTCACACTATCGCACTTCGCAGGGCGGTCATACTTCCAGCTGATTTACGTTCGATACTTATCGTTGTACCGTTAAATAAAACTCACCATCGAACACTCAAAGAAATGGTTGTGTTAATACAAACATAGAATTTGatagaaaataaattataataagcTTATTCCTTATTTTATATCTAAAGAAATGACAGATGAGATTTTGGGTGTCTACATATTTGTCCCATCCCTGTGGTTTGAAAACGAATGGCAACAATGCATTTCtcgcatattttttattaacatAAGTCTGTATTTTGGCCGCATGCTTGTGATTCACACTGTGTATTACATGTAAAAAGACGATTGACCGTTGAAGCGTTTAAAGTTGTTGTACACGGCGCATCAGTTGCACTTCCACTTTTCTTGCAAGGaagttaattatttattatattttgtaGCGAATTTAAAATTAAGTCGAATTTTATGTTGTATATTGTATCTACACTTGATGCACCGTGTAACTTCAACTTATTGATAGAAAGGAAAGATACTTAGATATTTAGGTAGATAGAGAGATTGAGAGAGCGGGACACTAATGCATGCACATCTAAAATGAAAAGCGCCTTGAATTTATGGCCAGGATAAACCTAATTTGGCCTAGCCGGAAAACTTGCAGTTGGTTGCAGCTCATTTCCGCTTTGGCAGCTTGTAGTCGGTTGGCGGATGCAGCTTCAGGTGGTCCAGGAACACGGGCTGCATGTCCGCCCGCCACGAGATCTCCTCGCGAGCCCTAACCGGTCCGTCCTTGCATGTCAGCCAGTAGGTGCTCATTAGACCCTTACCCTGAAAATGAAACAGTTTGCATGTCCACCCATCAAAAAAAAGTTGTtttaaaagtatgcaaaaaACACTGGACTCAAAAGTTAAAAAGTTAAAAGGAACGGAAATACAAAGGGCTACCGGTACGTATGAGTACTATTTATGGTACTCAAGTACAaacattactcatacgcagtgtgggCAACTTAAGTAGGGTCCTCAAGGTTTGTTTGAATGATATTGATCGATTGCAAATACCTTGACATCGATGAGGCCGCGGTGCTCGGTACGGAATCCGCCCACCTGTTGCAGCGACTCGTGCATCTCCTCGGTGATATGTATCTTCTGTGCCTCGCCGGTGCTCTCCATTCGCGAGGCCGTGTTCACCGTGTCGCCGAAGAGGCAGTAGCGCGGCATTTTGGTGCCAACGATACCGGCGACAACCGGACCCGTGTGCACTCCGCATCGTATTTGAACAAATTCGTCTCCTGCCCGGGGAATCCGGAACACCGACGAGGCGTCCAGCAAATCAAGGGCCATTGTTGCTATCTCGCTGATGTGCTTGTTCCCTGCAGAGGCAGCGGGTCGGAAAGTTCCATGGCATAAATTACGCGCATGGCcacaaatgaaatttaaattag
This genomic interval from Drosophila mauritiana strain mau12 chromosome 2R, ASM438214v1, whole genome shotgun sequence contains the following:
- the LOC117135766 gene encoding E3 ubiquitin-protein ligase TRAIP, with translation MLNLNCVICAELFGQADEVFATVCGHMFHHNCLNQWLDRSKTCPQCRNKCTTRNIFRVYFNLANLDVSRIDVGSLQEQLDNAKLSMKMVEKERSKEKQHIQDLKETQKKCLKTIAGLEQKVQKKDFLISSYVEQIGVLKSDAHVVDVLRKENKALKSQIQAMEGISAMLAAGSADADRLLKNESDPHVLANWVSTLKRELRQCDSKKTELRNVVKVVQNDLRKEIELKRKLEERVSHLESDLYQAQEKLQAFENKTALLGSPNASCGLNSNLLSLKREERRTTISPTVKENIKRIEESTSPYLNIKSSSVGLAHLLNTKGNIGMAKSKISPIKGVGGGVSMTSGTIRKTSSDLSEKYSIFKKPRLLLGSSSSSALAVTTGSNFVYNGLGGSEKVDPFAQRAEEEGLSTIRSSTVLSRNVNQRLKAGSLRNFNLGK
- the LOC117135765 gene encoding armadillo repeat-containing protein 6 homolog; its protein translation is MAKVISQDTFDDVVKENVVEFSMTPSEAKEETIKQFEAQGINLANIIKDLSVNPQTGQPVINETVDKIKEHIGQKLEETTDLLEQLATLDAECKKSLAHRVLAGKNGAHDALITLLEETLSADSPNESVLKKALEAINSLTHKQPDLFDAEAMAVVLKLLALKVESEEVTLLTLQWLQKACIMHEMNRQNIMNTSALKLMKPLLGKGKDRLVRELTAVFRFLVLDDDIRVEFGCAHEHARQIAGEVLIPLVELLPAYQDPNVLADLLLTIGTLAVRQELCTAIDEAGGLKSVFEIMSSNLDEVRLNREALKLLRALAGHDSVKSHIVQQGVAPIIKQLLETHQSNENIVAAALACVTTLTLRVQEHSAAFFDTGIAEVIVEAVRAHPKHKIVQRNGAWAIRNMVSRSRNQCETWISFGVEDLLNMAMKEHPSVEQDIKAALRDLGCSVHLREEWTGTAEKKIAA